The Vidua macroura isolate BioBank_ID:100142 chromosome 9, ASM2450914v1, whole genome shotgun sequence genome has a window encoding:
- the MRPL37 gene encoding 39S ribosomal protein L37, mitochondrial — protein MAAMAAGPMALRRAGVAAAAAAAAAARGLTRRIVTRAGRPRHRSPLPRTPWTVRGPPPEAVAVEPRSVREQVELDTVTYAERLHYVPGLARPRFPPWDRGWRDPWHSPGPRYEEMPLYKERGCYICHQGVRMLEGVRQAQWLTKTKLVEGLPPAVQGIMDNPALGLQELEERAKHMVSHARLWDTAEVAPRRERYCPMLFENLIHICRLMSGKFPSLSKRMLARNCRIAATWERESILLQVRGLSGILMNSMTPIPPVASKEEILATKEHILETFYPIAPTIDLQEVNVYKELNDTGFRDGYPYSHPHTLFFLESANVRMDRFRPEQLRAKMLMFAFGNALAKAKALHGNDPKVLEQPVVVQSIGTDGQLFQFMVFQLNTTDLVSNDGIKNLVWIDSDQNLYERAQCVPEVKKRVVTKPAGISGFQPDTFKKFLALYLHGTV, from the exons aTGGCGGCGATGGCGGCGGGGCCGATGGCGCTGAGGCGGGCgggggtggcggcggcggcggcggcggcggcggcggcgcggggcctCACCCGCCGCATCGTCACCCgcgcggggcggccccgccaCCGCTCGCCGCTTCCGCGCACGCCCTGGACCGTGCGCGGGCCGCCGCCGGAGGCGGTGGCGGTGGAGCCGCGGTCGGTGCGGGAGCAGGTGGAGCTGGACACCGTCACGTACGCGGAACGGCTGCACTACGTGCCCGGCCTGGCCCGGCCGCGCTTCCCGCCCTGGGACCGCGGCTGGCGCGACCCCTGGCACTCGCCGGGGCCGCGCTACGAGGAGATGCCGCTGTACAAGGAGCGCGGGTGCTACATCTGCCATCAGGGTGTCCGCATGCTGGAAG GAGTGCGGCAGGCGCAGTGGCTCACCAAGACGAAGCTCGTGGAAGGTTTGCCCCCAGCCGTGCAGGGCATTATGGATAACCCGGCTCTTGGGCTCCAGGAGCTCGAGGAGAGGGCGAAACACATGGTGTCCCACGCGCGGCTCTGGGACACGGCAGAGGTTGCTCCCAGGAGGGAACGATACTG CCCAATGCTGTTTGAAAACCTGATACATATATGCCGGTTAATGTCTGGGAAGTTTCCTTCTCTGAGTAAAAGGATGTTGGCTAGAAACTGCAGGATAGCAGCAACGTGGGAAAGAG AATCCATCCTCCTTCAGGTCCGTGGCCTGAGTGGAATACTCATGAACTCTATGACCCCAATACCACCAGTAGCCTCCAAGGAGGAGATACTGGCCACCAAAGAGCATATTCTGGAGACCTTCTATCCCATTGCACCTACAATCGATCTTCAGGAGGTGAATGTGTACAAAGAGCTCAATGATACAG GTTTCAGAGATGGTTATCCTTACTCTCATCCTCACACCCTGTTCTTCCTGGAGTCTGCCAACGTTCGCATGGACAGGTTCAGACCAGAGCAGCTCCGTGCTAAAATGCTGATGTTTGCTTTTGGCAACGCGCTGGCCAAGGCCAAGGCGCTCCACGGG AACGATCCCAAGGTTTTGGAACAGCCAGTAGTGGTGCAAAGCATTGGCACAGATGGACAGCTCTTCCAGTTCATGGTGTTCCAGTTAAATACAACAGACCTTGTCTCTAATGATGGCATAAAAAATCTAGTCTGGATTGACTCTGATCAGAACCTGTATGAGAGAGCCCAGTGTGTCCCCGAAGTCAAGAAGAGAGTTGTTACG aagccCGCTGGAATTTCTGGCTTTCAGCCAGACACATTCAAGAAGTTTCTGGCACTGTATCTGCATGGAACTGTGTGA